From the genome of Solidesulfovibrio carbinolicus, one region includes:
- a CDS encoding acyltransferase, with the protein MPHWFSCRLRQAEELLARVHEPEAVLELLAIIEAPPLEYDTVSRISLYAETLPKAEEHPFSPAERHMHFLWDAFDKLPLSLVVPFAIPFRRLLARRLFGACGAAFTAEENVRFNFAQLLRVGEGVFLNRNVYLDTKGGVTLGDGVALAEDVRIFTHSHGEASHIERIYRPVAVGDYAKVYAGAILLPGVTVGRQAIVAAGSLVVHDVPDGMVAAGRPAKVIRERRTEGRDGADLEHIWLF; encoded by the coding sequence GTGCCCCACTGGTTTTCCTGCCGCCTGCGCCAGGCGGAAGAACTCCTTGCCCGCGTCCACGAACCCGAGGCCGTGCTGGAACTTCTGGCCATCATCGAAGCGCCGCCCCTGGAATACGACACCGTCAGCCGCATTTCCCTCTACGCCGAAACCCTGCCCAAGGCCGAGGAGCATCCCTTCAGCCCGGCCGAGCGCCACATGCATTTCCTGTGGGACGCCTTCGACAAGCTGCCCCTGTCGCTCGTCGTGCCCTTTGCCATCCCCTTTCGCCGGCTGCTGGCCCGGCGGCTGTTCGGAGCCTGCGGGGCGGCCTTTACCGCCGAGGAAAACGTGCGCTTCAACTTCGCCCAACTGTTGCGGGTGGGCGAGGGGGTGTTTCTCAACCGCAACGTCTATCTCGACACCAAGGGCGGCGTGACCCTGGGCGACGGCGTGGCCCTGGCCGAGGACGTGCGGATTTTCACCCATAGCCACGGCGAAGCCTCGCACATCGAGCGCATTTACCGGCCGGTGGCCGTTGGCGACTACGCCAAGGTCTACGCCGGGGCGATCCTGCTGCCCGGCGTGACCGTGGGCCGGCAGGCCATCGTGGCCGCCGGTTCCCTGGTCGTCCACGACGTGCCCGACGGCATGGTGGCGGCCGGCCGGCCGGCCAAGGTCATCCGGGAGCGGCGCACCGAAGGCCGCGACGGGGCTGACCTCGAACACATCTGGCTCTTCTGA
- a CDS encoding B12-binding domain-containing radical SAM protein — translation MTGKKALLPPLGLLTAAALLPREWNIRLVDLNVRPLTEADWDGIELLFVSGMLVQRESLLGLLREAKARGVLTAAGGAYPTTAPDEVLEAGCDFLIQGEGETTIPELVAAIAAGQTSGRFVCTDKPALAGSPPPRYDLIAPGDYESMSLQTSRGCPFACEFCDIVSLFGRIQRHKTPEQVIGELEAIRQLGFRGTVFVADDNFIGNRPRAVAMLSRIIQWQARHGEPFDFITQASINLGQDVALIDLLTAANFSYVFVGIESPDNDVLTAARKHQNVRNPLLDSLRAINANGLSVIGSFILGMDGEKAGAGQRMQAFAEAADLPWVMVNVLRALPLTALWDRLKAEGRLHDGIEESGWDALTNFTPQRPIEAIFAEQLAALSALYAPGAYLGRAFRATLAMRPTRSSRPGAAPKKKADPALAVPQQNRSPDVTPLLRLIWRQGLAGEARWQFWRQLALVAWRNPSRLRRYIVLCGMGENLFSFVRHLRAQAESRR, via the coding sequence ATGACCGGAAAAAAGGCCCTGTTGCCGCCCTTGGGGCTGCTGACCGCAGCCGCCCTTTTGCCCAGGGAGTGGAACATCCGGCTGGTCGATCTCAATGTCCGGCCGCTTACCGAGGCGGACTGGGACGGCATTGAGCTGCTGTTCGTCTCGGGCATGCTGGTGCAGCGCGAAAGCCTGCTGGGCCTGCTGCGGGAAGCCAAGGCCCGGGGCGTCCTCACGGCGGCCGGCGGGGCCTACCCCACCACCGCGCCCGACGAGGTGCTGGAGGCGGGTTGCGACTTCCTCATCCAGGGCGAAGGAGAGACCACCATCCCGGAATTGGTGGCCGCCATCGCGGCCGGCCAGACAAGCGGCCGTTTCGTCTGCACGGACAAGCCCGCCCTGGCCGGCTCCCCCCCGCCCCGCTACGACCTCATCGCCCCGGGCGATTATGAATCCATGTCCCTGCAAACCTCCCGGGGCTGTCCTTTTGCCTGCGAATTCTGCGACATCGTGAGCCTTTTCGGCCGGATCCAGCGCCACAAGACGCCGGAGCAGGTCATCGGCGAGCTGGAGGCCATCCGCCAGCTTGGCTTTCGGGGCACGGTGTTCGTGGCCGACGACAATTTCATCGGCAACCGTCCCCGGGCCGTGGCCATGCTTTCGCGCATCATCCAATGGCAGGCCCGGCACGGCGAACCCTTTGATTTCATCACCCAGGCCTCCATCAACCTGGGGCAGGACGTCGCGCTGATCGACCTTTTGACCGCCGCCAATTTCTCCTATGTCTTCGTCGGCATCGAATCCCCGGACAACGACGTTCTGACCGCCGCGCGCAAGCACCAAAACGTGCGCAACCCGCTATTGGACTCCCTGCGGGCCATAAACGCCAATGGCCTGAGCGTCATCGGCAGCTTCATCCTGGGCATGGACGGCGAAAAGGCCGGGGCCGGCCAGCGCATGCAGGCCTTTGCCGAGGCGGCGGATTTGCCCTGGGTCATGGTCAACGTCCTGCGCGCCCTGCCGCTGACCGCCCTGTGGGACCGGCTCAAGGCCGAAGGCCGACTCCATGACGGCATTGAGGAAAGCGGCTGGGACGCCCTGACCAATTTCACGCCCCAGCGCCCCATCGAGGCGATCTTCGCCGAACAGCTGGCGGCCCTAAGCGCCCTGTACGCCCCAGGGGCCTACCTGGGACGGGCCTTTCGGGCCACCCTGGCCATGCGGCCGACCCGGTCTTCCAGACCAGGGGCCGCGCCCAAGAAGAAAGCCGACCCCGCCCTGGCCGTGCCCCAGCAAAACCGCAGCCCGGACGTCACGCCCCTTTTGCGCCTGATCTGGCGGCAGGGACTGGCCGGGGAGGCGCGTTGGCAGTTCTGGCGGCAGCTGGCCCTCGTCGCTTGGCGCAACCCCAGCCGGTTGCGGCGCTATATCGTCCTTTGCGGCATGGGTGAAAACCTCTTTTCCTTCGTGCGCCATCTGCGCGCCCAGGCCGAGAGCCGGCGGTGA
- a CDS encoding carcinine hydrolase/isopenicillin-N N-acyltransferase family protein: MVQASRFLVVASLLLLAVLALPRAARACTLWAANGSDVAGGGSLLVKNRDYPPGHPTSFALVTPKHGHKIMAMLSTGKGQPTMVGGVNEKGLAVITAAVGSIPRAERKRRTQAGGLVYPVRPMLERFATVRQVVAAKDLLAGVRPIFAIVADAHEVAVLESSGQAWKIEVMARDAFTAHANHPLLVDTPDMRQEPDAPGSVVRLNRIRELWAGLSKPADLAAAAALALDQADGPDRSILRTGSTPAKARTVGLLAAWLPPAGGAPKVIIRGIDPLGARQAEASLTLDDAFWRTAPPPGQSRILLQ, encoded by the coding sequence ATGGTTCAAGCCTCCCGTTTCCTGGTTGTCGCCAGTCTGTTGCTGCTGGCCGTCCTGGCCCTGCCCCGAGCCGCCCGGGCCTGCACCCTGTGGGCGGCAAACGGTTCGGATGTGGCCGGCGGCGGTTCCCTTTTGGTCAAAAACCGCGACTACCCGCCGGGCCATCCGACCTCGTTTGCCCTGGTGACCCCCAAGCACGGCCATAAGATCATGGCCATGCTGTCCACGGGCAAGGGGCAGCCGACCATGGTCGGCGGCGTCAACGAAAAGGGGTTGGCCGTGATCACGGCGGCGGTGGGTTCCATCCCGCGCGCCGAGCGCAAAAGGCGCACCCAAGCGGGCGGGCTGGTCTATCCGGTGCGGCCCATGCTGGAGCGGTTCGCCACGGTGCGCCAAGTGGTGGCCGCCAAGGACCTGCTGGCCGGCGTGCGCCCCATTTTCGCCATAGTGGCCGACGCCCATGAGGTGGCCGTGCTGGAATCCTCGGGCCAGGCCTGGAAGATCGAGGTCATGGCGCGCGACGCGTTCACGGCCCACGCCAACCATCCGCTGCTGGTCGATACCCCGGACATGCGCCAGGAGCCGGACGCGCCCGGGAGCGTTGTGCGGTTAAACCGCATCCGGGAACTGTGGGCGGGGCTTTCAAAGCCGGCCGATCTGGCCGCCGCGGCCGCCCTGGCCCTGGATCAGGCCGACGGGCCGGACCGGTCGATCCTGCGCACCGGCTCGACCCCGGCCAAGGCCCGCACCGTGGGCCTGCTGGCCGCCTGGCTGCCGCCGGCCGGCGGCGCGCCAAAGGTCATCATCCGGGGCATCGACCCGCTGGGCGCGCGTCAGGCCGAGGCAAGCCTCACCCTGGACGACGCCTTTTGGCGTACGGCCCCGCCTCCGGGACAGTCGCGCATCCTTTTGCAGTAG
- a CDS encoding MucR family transcriptional regulator, whose amino-acid sequence MEEYLQSALEIVKAQAGSRPMTEEEILSMVKSVASGIAALTTGQPVLGQEEAATPGMDPKKSIKEASITCLECGKSFKVITRKHLASHGLTPEEYRAKYGFKKTQALACKSLARERRAKMKDMKLWERRQKPE is encoded by the coding sequence ATGGAAGAGTATCTGCAAAGCGCCCTGGAGATCGTCAAAGCCCAGGCCGGCTCGCGTCCCATGACCGAGGAAGAAATTTTGAGCATGGTCAAATCCGTGGCCAGCGGCATTGCCGCCCTGACCACGGGCCAGCCCGTCCTTGGCCAGGAAGAAGCGGCCACTCCCGGCATGGACCCCAAAAAGTCCATCAAGGAAGCCTCCATCACCTGCCTGGAGTGCGGCAAGTCCTTCAAGGTCATCACCCGCAAGCACCTGGCCTCCCACGGTCTGACTCCCGAGGAGTACCGGGCCAAGTACGGCTTCAAAAAGACCCAGGCCCTGGCCTGCAAGTCCCTGGCGCGGGAACGTCGGGCCAAGATGAAGGACATGAAGCTCTGGGAACGCCGCCAGAAGCCTGAATAA